In Onychostoma macrolepis isolate SWU-2019 chromosome 14, ASM1243209v1, whole genome shotgun sequence, a single window of DNA contains:
- the rmnd5b gene encoding E3 ubiquitin-protein transferase RMND5B, whose translation MEQCACVERELEKVLHRFVTYGHQSEERLDELLRNVCELRSRLVAYGVQDADLSVLHQTMAQCCKEIKETVQMLASRHKDIHGSVSKVGKAIDRNFDAEVSAVVAENVWDSPERQKYLSETIVEHLYRQGMLSVAEDLCQESGVVIDMSMKQPFLELNRILEALRTQDLRPALEWAVTNRQRLLDLNSTLEFKLHRLYFISLLNGGISKQQEALQYARHFQPFASQHQRDIQILMGSLVYLRHGIENSPYRSLLETDQWAEICNIFTRDACALLGLSVESPLSVSFASGCMALPVLMNIKQVIEQRQCSGVWTHKDELPIEIDLGKKCWYHSVFACPILRQQTSESNPPMKLICGHVISRDALNKLTNAGKLKCPYCPMEQNPSDAKQIFF comes from the exons ATGGAGCAGTGTGCGTGTGTGGAACGAGAGTTGGAGAAGGTGCTACATAGGTTTGTCACATATGGACATCAGTCAGAGGAAAGGCTGGATGAACTCCTGAGGAACGTCTGTGAGCTAAGAAGTCGATTGGTTGCCTACG GTGTTCAAGATGCAGATTTGTCAGTGCTCCATCAAACAATGGCCCAGTGCTGCAAGGAAATCAAAGAAACCGTGCAGATGCTTGCCTCCAGGCACAAAGACATCCATGGCAGTGTGTCGAAAGTGGGGAAAGCAATTGACAGA AATTTTGATGCGGAGGTGAGTGCAGTTGTAGCTGAGAATGTCTGGGACTCTCCAGAGAGGCAGAAATACCTCAGTGAAACCATCGTAGAACATCTTTATCGACAAGGCATGTTGAGTGTTGCAGAGGATCTCTGCCAG GAGTCTGGTGTAGTAATCGACATGAGCATGAAACAGCCATTTCTGGAGCTCAACCGCATTTTAGAGGCTTTAAGAACACAAGATCTCAGACCAGCTTTAGA GTGGGCGGTGACAAACCGTCAGCGACTGCTGGATCTAAACAGCACCCTTGAGTTCAAGCTCCACAGACTCTATTTCATCAGCCTGCTCAACGGTGGCATCAGCAAACAGCAGGAAGCTTTACAGTACGCACGGCATTTCCAACCGTTTGCCTCACAGCATCAGAGAG ATATTCAGATCTTAATGGGTAGTCTAGTGTACCTCCGCCATGGGATCGAGAACTCTCCGTACCGCAGTCTGCTGGAGACGGATCAGTGGGCAGAGATCTGTAACATCTTCACACGAGATGCATGCGCTCTTCTTGGACTCTCTGTGGAGTCCCCACTCAGTGTCAG TTTTGCATCCGGCTGTATGGCGCTGCCTGTGCTCatgaacatcaaacaggttatTGAACAGAGACAGTGCAGTGGTGTTTGGACGCATAAGGATGAGCTGCCA attgAAATAGATCTGGGGAAGAAATGCTGGTATCACTCTGTGTTTGCCTGTCCTATCCTGAGACAGCAGACATCAGAGAGCAATCCACCCATGAAGCTCATCTGTGGGCATGTCATATCCAGAGACGCGCTTAACAAACTCACCAATGCTGGAAA GCTTAAATGCCCATATTGTCCAATGGAGCAGAATCCCTCAGATGCCAAACAGATCTTCTTCTGA